agtCAAGTTTTATCTGGTTCTGGCATAATCCTCTTTGCAAGTTGtactgcagagcccagctctgctgctctccttaCTCAGCCTGCCTTGGGCAGGTTGAGGGCACCATGCCCTgtctctggagctgcagcctgccctgggctctctgGGGACAGCTGAAGTGACAAACAGCAAACTGGGTACAGGTAACCACAGGTTAGCTGTAGGGTTGAAAGAAACTCCCCAGCTTTGCTGGATTCAGTACTATTTAGGGCATACAGAAGATTtttcccagtgcagcagcagctggggcagatgcacttgctctgcagtgctgacagAAGGCTGAAGTTCACAGTTCATGTGCCAGCTGCTCACCTGCCACAGGCAGAAGTAGCTGGAAGAGGTGAAGGTGTTCCCTCTGTGGTCTGACACTGTCAGTTTGGGTGTATTAATCTCTATGAAATGGATTAAAAGGGAGGAAACTTGCAGAATAATCTGAAGCCCTCTGCAGTGGGAATGCAGAGATGGGGACAAAGTGGAGACTAGTTTGCAGTTGAATCAATGAGCTAAAGAAAATGGTAGCAGTGTCCAGGAATGTCTGTCCTTGCAGAACTTCTGGGTTACCACTGTAACCCCTCCTCCCTggaaatatgtaaataaatagtctgcagcaggcagcacaagAGCTTGATGTGAGGTACCAAAACATCAGCCTGTGTCAGCAGGACTTGGGGTGGAGATGAGATCTCCCTGGGGCCcttcaggagagcaggaatAGCTTCCAGTGCAGAACAGGTGAGTGGCCAGGTGAAGTGCGTACTTATGCAATTACACCAAAGTAACATTTGAAACCTCaaagtgtccctgtgtccccctgtaGCTCCTGCCCATGCTCGGAGCTGCTTTGGAGCCAACCTGGTCCCACAGCAGCACGGTTGGGACCTGCCAGCTCGGCCCTCCCGCTGCAAACAGGAGCATTTCAACACAGGCAACACCAATTGCTGCCTCTCTGCCACCACTCCCGCTCAGATCCGCGTGtgctctggggagctctggaCAGGGGCGGGGGCTGCGAGTCCCGGGGCAGAGCCGGGTGATCACAGTGAGCTGCGttcccctgggcagggaggcacCAGCACATCCCATCCCGGCCCTTACCTGGGTGTTTGGGCACCCACACAGGGCTCCACACACACTGAGGTGGTTCCAGGGCAAGCACCAAccccagcaaaaaaaaagaactctcTCTCCAgtcttcccccccacccccctcagaccctgagagagcccagagccagctgcaCACAACACAGCACTCATCCTGCACCCCCCTCCAGCTGCACCCGAGTGCAGTACCAGCACTGTGGGCTGGCTCCCCCCAGGGGCTCAGAGGAGCTGCAAACCCAGCGCTGTAAATCACCACTCACACCTCACTGGCCAAGGGGCCCAGATCAGCTGCCAAGCCCAGCTGAGGGAGGGAACTCAGTGGAGACAAGTGAAGAGAGCACAGAACAGAGAGTGAAGAGTTATTTATGCTCAACAACTGAGGCACAAATAATCATCAGAACCTCATTTCAGCCCTGAAACGCCAAAATCAGGTGAAGTCCAGACACTGCCACCCCACCCTGCTTTGCTCATAAGCCACAGGCTGTGGAACAAAGCCACCACAAAACTTCTGAGTCACCAGCTGCGCAGACTTGCAGAAGCATGTGCCAACATAAGGaatgctggcagcagcctctggaACACGTGGCTGCTCCCCACCCTCCACAGGGAGGCCTGGTCTTCATCTCATTTGTGAGGTGGCCCCAGCAGAGGGGAGATACTCCTTGTTGCAGTCACTTTGGCACAGCAAGGCTCTCAAAAATATTGCTCTTCACACATCAAGCTAGTTGAGAAAATTTCAAATCAGCATCACAGGGCTTTAGTAAACAACTGACAGTTTTGTCCTGGTTTCCAAGCAAGTTCTCAATGCCAGAATCCCCAGTTCACATGCAGTGTAGTGTGATCTCGtgccctcctccttttctcttgcTCTTGGTCATCACAGCGCTCTCTGAGAACTGAGAAATGTTAAGAACATGCAGAAAACCAAAAGCCAAACACTGCtagcagcagaggcagagctgttgGTTTTCACACACTCATTGTACTTTGTAAAATCCACCTCCCTGATGGCACACAGGTGATCCACACGGCATTCCTGATCGCATGGCTCCAGGTCATACCTGGCAGAGTTAAACTCATAGTACAGCTGCAAGTAGTATGGgaccctccagctcctctccagaaCCATCTGCATGGAGTGGGCAGAGGCATCAGGGACCTGGAAGGCTTCTGTCAGTCTGTACTCTTCTTCCCACACTGGGAACTCTTCCTCCATCGTGTTGGCATGAGTAAGGTTCAAGTAGTAAGTCACCATATCctgagggagagaaaaacagaagtggGGAGACATCAGGACAAGACTGGCCCTGGAGTGAGAcactgggctgggcttggcCCCCTCTGCCCCAAGGGCCCAGCTGCCCTTGACAGGGTTCACTGAGATgagcccctggggacacctcggGTGAGACCCTCCAGAACCCACCCCAAACAGAGCCTGTCTCCTAAGGGGTGGAGGGGTGGCTTTGCTCTGCTTGACTTTGACATTTGTAAGCTTTCTTTTGGTCTctggtagttgttttaccaggacctgagagtgctgatatccatcagccatctctcaggagctcacatcagccagcagagaaagaccagaggccttgcttgtgttccacaagaatctttatttcatgccaagggtggtcaagcaggattctctcagagacAAAGGGCAGTCAGTCacatttataggttcaggggggattcaaactgcagccaataaaaagtttatacaaaaaccagcatccaatctaagtcaaaagttctaaaggtgaactgaccaattacacaaactaatttctaaccaattctcttccaaagtgttagagagtgaccaaattcttaaggaatttggctcagccttggtatctaggaaaccttatctattatagcaagttccagggccaggggaagatggctttggaggaaatGTATCATCCACAGACCTCCAAACTCCAGAAGCTTTGAGCCTGCTTCAGACAGCAGTCAGTTACTATCAACACTgtccagcagcagaagcaagGGCTGCAGGAGTGTTACTAAGCAAAGTTATCTTTTCAACTGTGAATAAACTCAAGAATCAAGTTTTTCACAGCTTCTATTCTCAGTCTCCTgccctttttctctctgtccttcACTGGCTCCCCAGCCTTGCACAGCATGTGCTACAAACATGTAAACAGAGCAACTACAGAGAGCTTCCTTCACTCTTTCAACACAAAGGAGCCCATAAGCACCTAAGCACCCATCCTCCACCTCTTGGCAAACAGAAGCTGCCCCTACAATTTACCTCAATTCAGATCCACTCCAAATGCATCATTTTAGCAAGCAGAGGGACACGAATAATTTTTTAGACGGTTTAAAGATTTTGGAGAGGGTCTAACAATTCGGAGGGGGACTGTTACTACTCAGAGTAGTTCTGTGATGCTTATTATCTGGGGAGCAAAGCAAATGTCAAAGGGAACTCACTAAGGACAGGAAGAACACCACAAAAAGTGTCTGACCCTGCCTGGGGGAACTCATCCCAGCAGGATGCACTGGCTGCCAGGGCCATGCTTTGACTCACTGACACTCTGACTGAATCTTTGCACTAGACACGAGGCTGAAATATCCTGGGTCAGAGTCCTcccccacacagccactcagCTCCTGTGGACTGACAACTCCTGAAAAGCCTGTTTTGACTACAGGGGGGAATCAAAGTTgttccagagctgcagtgtggTGCACACAGGGATCCCCTACCAAGACCTGAAGGGTGTCCTGATCGTAGTCGACCACCCGAATCGCGGGGTTGTTGGCTCCATTGCTCACTCCAGGTAATGTTGTTTTCCAGGGAGTCACTCCAGGGGCCAGGAACATCACATTGATTGGAGCACcttcacagaaatgcaaagcaaactGTGACTGGAGACCCTGGCTTGTCCcacaccctgtccccatcaGTGAGAACCTGGAACAGATTGTGCTGCCAACAGCACCTCTGTCACCAGCTCCCAAAGGtaccagcacacacacaaagatgAACATGAAGAATACTGGGGactgagcacagggctgctgcagccaggaatgGACTCTCCAATGCTGGCAAAGGCTCTTGCAGTGAGGGTGGCCAAGGAGCCACACTCAGCAAAGGTGTTCACCCAGAGCAGCGCCCCCCACACAGAGATTCAGCACTGctccctcagcagtgcccaaaCCCCTCAAGAGGGAGCAGGCAAGAGGCTGAGGGAAACAACATTTGAGGGTGAATAGGAAGGAGGGCAGGAACTACAGACTGGGGGTAGAGATAAGAACCACTGCTGCCTCTTGCTGCCTGAAGCATTTCAGAAGCTTTTGCTGGCTTCTTTGCTGCTTTCAGCCAACTGCCACTAAAGCTCACACGCAGTGATTGTGAGAGCTGTCAGAGCTGCCACACAAGTGCTTGGCTGACCAGAACAGGTACCTGTGCTGCTGTAGAACATGCGAAAGCTGTCTGTGTGATGGTGCCCAAAGAACTGGGCAGCGATCACCCTGTGGTGCTTCTGCACAATCCCCAGGTAGCGCTCGTTGAAGCCCCTCCGGAACCAGGGCTTGCCTCGTTTCTTCTCAAAGAAGCCAGGAGGGACATGCCCCACAATATAAACCTACAGAACAAAAgctgccctgagcacagagcccacaTGGAGCACCAGCCAGCTGTGTCTGCacccagagggagcagagcaggaagagcttctgggctggggagagccaaggttgtttattcagTCTTTTTAATACCATTTCATCTGCTCTAGAAGCGTTGGTCAGTATTTCTTCCAGCCACTGGAACTGCCCTGCAGGATCCTCCTCAGCAGCTGTCTCATTGTTCTGGTCATAGTACAGGTTGGTGTTGAGGACAACCATCCGCCCCCTGGTCCCTGGGCCAGGCAGCTTCTCGCTGTAGAAAGCTCCTGAAAAATGCAACCAAcagaggaagagctggaggTCTGGTCATACTGGTGGCTGTAAGCCCACATCCCTTTGTTTCCACCTCGCTCTGTTCTCCTTAGCAATAGCCACAGCAGGGTCACTGCCTGGGACAGTGCTCTGACCACTCCAGGATGTGGATTTGGAGTGACTCTTCCCTGTGTGTCTCATCATGCTCATGCTTCTCCTGATAGAGGGGGAGAGCTCAAAGGGCAGCACCAGGAGTTGGGCAGCTCTGGAAAACCCCAGCATTGCCTGCACAAGCTGTGACCTTTAAAGATAtttctcctccctctgcagGTCACCACTCTGCATTCTTGCCAGTAACTTGACAATGGCAGGAGAGATTAAAGTATAAGATAATTTCTCTTCTTGCAAGCAGAACTCCAAGACAGAAATCAGCACTACATGGGACCCTACCTCTGCAAATCCTCCATGAATACTGTTGTTCTGAGCatagaagcaaagaaaattgtTCATGGTATTCTCCTACCCCTCCTCATATCCCCAGTGTGCTCTAAACATGGTGCAGTGGTGCCAGACCTGCTCTGAAGAGAGGAAGGGAGGCATCGCTCAGCCAGGGCCGCCACAGTTCCGCTGTTCGGTTGTAGATCCTGTGCCCCTTCCCAGGAAGCTGACTCTTGGGGTGGAAGTCATGATTGCCCATGGCTGCATACACTTTGGTATCTGGAGACAGAGCCAAGGAGGCACAGGGGAGGTCAGAGCTCTCCAAGCTCCCCCAGGCACTCCCAGCCTTGGGAAGAGAGCTTTGCCAAGGCCAGTCACCCTCTGCCCCAGGGGCCACCACCCACCCTTGGTACAAGCCCCCCTCTGCCAAGTGACTGAGCTGTCACCAGCAGCAATGCTCCTTGCTGACACAGGCTGTGTCTGAGGGATCTTGCAACCTTTTCTGCCTTCATGACTAATGACAGaagtctttcttttcctctgagtGAGCTAAGCTGAAACATGAGTGTGCATCaatgctgtggcacagcagaaTTGAGGCCACCAAACAAGTCCCAGTGACCACAGCCCTTCTGTGCCTTTCCCTGTCACAATTCTGTCATTTCTCCATCCTGGTTAACCCCCTCCATGAGTCTCTTCTCCTCCCCTCAAATCCTACCTGGAAATGTCTCTTTTATCAGAGAAGTCAGATTTGCTATGATGTGCAGAACCTTTTCTTCTCCGAGCTGctcattggggacatggggagtgTCATCTCTAAAAAAGAAGCAGCACAGTCACTGTCTGGGACTAACAGGGCCTGTACTTACAGCAATAAGCAGGCAGAGAAACTTGCCAACTCCTCTCTGTGCATCCTAGAAGAGGAATTTTAAGCTTCTGGGTGCAGAAGTCAGTGCTGTGTTGACTGGCCAAGACACTGAGGGAGTTTCAAGAAATTGCTCACAGGGAAAATGAGCTGCACTCCAAACTTGCCAGAGCCAAGGAGTGTTCAGACAACactcagggatgcacagggtgggattgttggggtgtctgtgcagggctgggatatGGAATCCATGACCCTTGTGggccccttccagctcaggatattctgtgattccacgaTTCATTTTACCTTAAAACCCCTGTGGCACAAGGGTGTGAAGGAAAGGCTCCCTCTGCCTTGGGGTGTGTCACAGGCACTAAAGCTGCCTGGAAACGTTGCAAGATCAGCACTTTGACTGAGGGCATCTGATCTGCAATAATGAAGCAGAGCTGCTTATATAATTGTGGTCACAGGAAACAAGGGAATGCCTCCAGTAGGACATTCAGCAATGTCTGCTCCATGTCTGTTTGCATTAACATGCTTATGGCATTTGTAGATGATGCTGGGCTGTCCACAAGCCCactggagagagagaagaacATTCCAAATCATGTCAAAGGACTGGGGAAAGTTGTTTGATGGAAAAAGAATAATCAATATAAGGTCACAAGAACCAATAACTACATCTAAGCAGGGACTGGCTTCTGGagggacagaaaatgaaaacatgggACAGGGAAGAGCCCTGCAAACTGGAACTGGAGGTTGCATCAAGTTGAGGCTGCACTATCCTAAGAAAGACCATATACACAATCACCAcacaaaataaagcttttaCCATCTCCCAGTGCTATTGAGGCCTTCCATGGGACAGGGCACCCACCCCTGCAAACCATACCAGGAGAGAACACCCTCCACTGGGGAGGTTCCTCTGACTCCTAAAGCAAAACTGTCCCTTCCTGAGACACTTCTCCCAGGTGCCTCACTGCAGCCACAAGAAATGCTGCAAGCTGGTTTACAGTGCTCTCCTCCCGCTGCCCTGACCGTCAGTGCCAGACgaacacagccacagctccttcccctgggcATCCCCGGCACTGAGTCCCTGTGGGACCTGCCCCGCTggacaggacacacagggatgCACAGTGAGTTGTGATTCTTTTGTCACCTCACTGCCACAAGCTTCAACCAGTGCTGAGAGCCCTCGCTGGGCTTGTGCTTTCCTCCAAAGCCCTGTTTTGCATTCCAAGGCACattctcccctctccctttcaAAGCAGAGCCCACGGAAAGAGCCCTGACACACCCCGAGCTCCGTGtgggctgcccagccctggtgtccctcCAGTCCTGGGATCCCTCCAGGCGGGCCCGGCCCCTCTCACCCGGTCCAGAGCACGAAGTCCGGCGTGGCCAGGCGGTCCCGCATGGCCCGGGCGGCCGAGCGGAGCAGGTTCCAGGGCGAGTCGCACACGTAGCTGCCCCAGGGCCCGGCGGGCCCGCTCCGATCGCCGGCCGAGGGGCACGGCCGtcccgccgccaccgccgcctcGTACCCGGGGTCCCAGTGCAGGTCTGTGATGTGCCAGAACCTCCCGGAGCGGCCACCCGCACCGGGCAGAGCCACGGCCAGGAGGCACAGCAAGAGCAGCACCACGAGCTGACCCATCGGCTGCATGGCCACTACGCTgcccctccctgtgcccggcCCTCACCTGGACCCGGGCCCGGGCCCGGACCCGCCCCTCAGACCCGCCCTCCGGACCCGCCCCTCAGACCCGCCCTCCGGACCCGCCCCTCGGACCCGCCCTCCGGACCCGCCCCTCAGACCCGCCCTCCGGACCCGCCCCTCGGACCCGCCCTCCGGACCcgtccctcagccctgccaggccgGGCAGCGCCCGCTCTCAAAATGGCGGCCGCGGCTTCTCTGCGGCCTCCTCCTATTGGACGGCGCCGGAAGGCGGAGGGACGCGATTGGCTGCCGCCCGGCAGAGTGGCGCTCCCGGATTGGGCGGCCGGCGGCGCGCGCGGGTCGCTGCGGGCGGGTGCGGCCGGTCCCGGAGCGGCGCTATGTGGAGCGGGC
The genomic region above belongs to Catharus ustulatus isolate bCatUst1 chromosome 26, bCatUst1.pri.v2, whole genome shotgun sequence and contains:
- the SMPDL3B gene encoding acid sphingomyelinase-like phosphodiesterase 3b isoform X1, producing the protein MQPMGQLVVLLLLCLLAVALPGAGGRSGRFWHITDLHWDPGYEAAVAAGRPCPSAGDRSGPAGPWGSYVCDSPWNLLRSAARAMRDRLATPDFVLWTGDDTPHVPNEQLGEEKVLHIIANLTSLIKETFPDTKVYAAMGNHDFHPKSQLPGKGHRIYNRTAELWRPWLSDASLPLFRAGAFYSEKLPGPGTRGRMVVLNTNLYYDQNNETAAEEDPAGQFQWLEEILTNASRADEMVYIVGHVPPGFFEKKRGKPWFRRGFNERYLGIVQKHHRVIAAQFFGHHHTDSFRMFYSSTGAPINVMFLAPGVTPWKTTLPGVSNGANNPAIRVVDYDQDTLQVLDMVTYYLNLTHANTMEEEFPVWEEEYRLTEAFQVPDASAHSMQMVLERSWRVPYYLQLYYEFNSARYDLEPCDQECRVDHLCAIREVDFTKYNECVKTNSSASAASSVWLLVFCMFLTFLSSQRAL
- the SMPDL3B gene encoding acid sphingomyelinase-like phosphodiesterase 3b isoform X2; the encoded protein is MGNHDFHPKSQLPGKGHRIYNRTAELWRPWLSDASLPLFRAGAFYSEKLPGPGTRGRMVVLNTNLYYDQNNETAAEEDPAGQFQWLEEILTNASRADEMVYIVGHVPPGFFEKKRGKPWFRRGFNERYLGIVQKHHRVIAAQFFGHHHTDSFRMFYSSTGAPINVMFLAPGVTPWKTTLPGVSNGANNPAIRVVDYDQDTLQVLDMVTYYLNLTHANTMEEEFPVWEEEYRLTEAFQVPDASAHSMQMVLERSWRVPYYLQLYYEFNSARYDLEPCDQECRVDHLCAIREVDFTKYNECVKTNSSASAASSVWLLVFCMFLTFLSSQRAL